In Stenotrophomonas sp. ESTM1D_MKCIP4_1, a single genomic region encodes these proteins:
- the coaD gene encoding pantetheine-phosphate adenylyltransferase, whose protein sequence is MTVANRRIAVYPGTFDPITNGHIDLVSRAAPLFEKVVVGVAQSPSKGPALPLEQRVQLARGALGHHSNVEVIGFDTLLAHFVRSVQGGVLLRGLRAVSDFEYEFQMASMNRHLIPEVETLFLTPAEQHSFISSSLVREIARLGGDVSGFVPAAVLEALRRVREAKSAQS, encoded by the coding sequence ATGACCGTGGCCAACCGCCGCATCGCCGTCTACCCCGGTACGTTCGACCCCATCACCAATGGTCACATCGATCTGGTGAGCCGGGCCGCGCCGCTGTTTGAAAAGGTTGTGGTGGGCGTGGCGCAGAGCCCTTCCAAGGGCCCGGCGCTGCCGCTGGAGCAGCGCGTGCAGCTGGCCCGGGGCGCCCTGGGCCACCACAGCAATGTCGAGGTCATCGGATTCGATACGCTTCTGGCGCATTTCGTACGTTCGGTCCAGGGCGGCGTGCTGCTGCGCGGCCTGCGCGCGGTGTCCGACTTTGAATACGAATTCCAGATGGCGAGCATGAACCGCCATCTGATTCCGGAGGTCGAGACCCTGTTCCTGACCCCGGCCGAGCAGCACAGCTTCATTTCGTCCTCGCTGGTCCGCGAGATCGCCCGCCTGGGAGGCGACGTGTCCGGTTTCGTGCCGGCCGCCGTGCTCGAGGCGTTGCGCAGGGTCCGCGAAGCGAAGTCGGCGCAGTCGTAA
- the htpG gene encoding molecular chaperone HtpG, producing MTETTQTETLGFQTEVKQLLQLMIHSLYSNKEIFLRELVSNAADAADKLRFEALTQPALLEGDSELRVRVSFDAAAHTITIEDNGIGMSRAEAIAHLGTIAKSGTGDFLRQLSGDQKKDSQLIGQFGVGFYSAFIVADEVEVTSRRAGLAAGEGVRWTSRGEGDFDVATIDKAERGTRIVLHLKDGEHDFADGWRLRSILKKYSDHIGLPIQMPKEGEEGTALEWETVNRASALWTRPRTEISDAEYTEFYKHVAHDHSDPLAWSHNKVEGKLEYTSLLYVPGRAPFDLYHRDAPKGLKLYVQRVFVMDQAEQFLPLYLRFIKGVVDSNDLSLNVSREILQSGPVIDSMKAALTKRSLDMLEKLAADKPEQYATFWKEFGQVLKEGPAEDYNNREKVAGLLRFASTRGEADAQTVSLAEYIGRMAEGQDNIYYLTGESYSQVRNSPHLEVFRKKGVEVLLLTDRIDEWLMGYLTDFDGKGFVDIARGDLDLGALESEADKQEQEAAAKDKQGLVERLKTVLGDDVAEVRVSHRLTDSPAVLAIGEQDLGLQMRQILEASGQKVPDSKPVLEINPGHPLIAKLDAEADGARFDDLGRVLFDQAALAAGDSLKDPGAYVARLNKLLLELSA from the coding sequence ATGACCGAGACCACCCAGACCGAAACCCTTGGCTTCCAGACCGAGGTCAAGCAGCTGTTGCAGCTGATGATCCACTCGCTGTACTCCAACAAGGAAATCTTCCTCCGCGAGCTGGTCTCCAATGCCGCCGACGCCGCCGACAAGCTGCGCTTCGAGGCCCTGACCCAGCCGGCCCTGCTGGAAGGTGACAGCGAACTGCGCGTGCGCGTCAGCTTCGACGCCGCCGCCCACACCATCACCATCGAAGACAACGGCATCGGCATGAGCCGCGCCGAAGCCATCGCCCACCTTGGCACGATCGCCAAGTCCGGCACCGGCGATTTCCTGCGCCAGCTGTCCGGCGACCAGAAGAAGGATTCGCAGCTGATCGGCCAGTTCGGCGTCGGCTTCTACAGCGCCTTCATCGTCGCCGACGAAGTGGAAGTGACCTCGCGCCGCGCCGGCCTGGCTGCAGGCGAAGGCGTGCGCTGGACCTCGCGTGGCGAAGGCGATTTCGACGTGGCCACCATCGACAAGGCCGAGCGCGGCACCCGCATCGTGCTGCACCTGAAGGACGGCGAGCACGATTTCGCCGATGGCTGGCGCCTGCGCAGCATCCTCAAGAAGTACTCGGACCACATCGGCCTGCCGATCCAGATGCCGAAGGAAGGCGAAGAAGGCACCGCGCTGGAATGGGAAACCGTCAACCGTGCCAGCGCGCTGTGGACCCGCCCGCGCACCGAGATCAGCGACGCCGAATACACCGAGTTCTACAAACACGTGGCGCATGACCACAGCGACCCGCTGGCCTGGAGCCACAACAAGGTCGAAGGCAAGCTGGAATACACCTCGCTGCTCTATGTGCCTGGCCGCGCGCCGTTCGACCTGTACCACCGCGATGCGCCCAAGGGCCTGAAGCTGTACGTGCAGCGCGTGTTCGTGATGGACCAGGCCGAGCAGTTCCTGCCGCTGTACCTGCGCTTCATCAAGGGCGTGGTCGATTCCAACGATCTTTCGCTGAACGTTTCGCGCGAAATCCTGCAGTCCGGCCCGGTCATCGATTCGATGAAGGCCGCGCTGACCAAGCGCTCGCTGGACATGCTGGAAAAGCTGGCCGCCGACAAGCCCGAGCAGTACGCCACGTTCTGGAAGGAATTCGGCCAGGTGTTGAAGGAAGGCCCGGCCGAGGACTACAACAACCGCGAAAAGGTGGCTGGCCTGCTGCGCTTCGCCTCCACCCGTGGCGAAGCCGATGCACAGACCGTGTCGCTGGCCGAATACATCGGCCGCATGGCCGAAGGCCAGGACAATATCTATTACCTGACCGGCGAGAGCTACAGCCAGGTGCGCAACAGCCCGCACCTGGAAGTGTTCCGCAAGAAGGGCGTGGAAGTGCTGCTGCTGACCGATCGCATCGACGAATGGCTGATGGGCTACCTGACCGATTTCGACGGCAAGGGCTTTGTCGATATCGCTCGCGGCGACCTCGACCTGGGCGCGCTGGAAAGCGAGGCCGACAAGCAGGAACAGGAAGCGGCAGCGAAGGACAAGCAGGGCCTGGTCGAGCGCCTGAAGACGGTGCTGGGCGATGACGTGGCCGAAGTGCGCGTGTCGCACCGCTTGACCGATTCGCCGGCCGTGCTGGCCATCGGCGAACAGGACCTGGGTCTGCAGATGCGCCAGATCCTGGAAGCCAGCGGGCAGAAGGTGCCGGACAGCAAGCCGGTGCTGGAGATCAACCCCGGCCACCCGCTGATTGCCAAGCTCGATGCCGAAGCCGATGGCGCGCGCTTCGATGACCTGGGCCGTGTGCTGTTCGACCAGGCCGCGCTGGCCGCCGGTGACAGCCTGAAGGACCCGGGCGCCTACGTGGCGCGCCTGAACAAGCTGCTGCTGGAACTGTCGGCCTGA
- the rsmD gene encoding 16S rRNA (guanine(966)-N(2))-methyltransferase RsmD, with the protein MSGRGGNDGQVRIIGGRWRNTRLPVPTLPGLRPSSDRVRETLFNWLMLRLGGARVLDLFAGSGALGLEAVSRGAAHATLVERDAQLGRNLSAAVAKLQAAAQVTVVQADALRWLQGAPAQQADLVFIDPPFADGLWQDVLAQLPRHLAADAWLYLESPAGHVPVLPPEWLLHREGGTREVRFALYRRAAATL; encoded by the coding sequence ATGAGCGGCCGTGGTGGCAATGACGGCCAGGTCCGCATCATCGGCGGGCGCTGGCGCAACACCCGCCTGCCGGTGCCGACCCTGCCGGGCCTGCGGCCCAGCAGTGACCGTGTGCGCGAAACCCTGTTCAACTGGCTGATGCTCCGGCTGGGCGGGGCGCGCGTGCTGGACTTGTTCGCTGGCAGCGGCGCGCTGGGCCTGGAAGCCGTTTCGCGGGGTGCCGCCCACGCCACCCTGGTCGAGCGCGATGCCCAGCTGGGCCGCAATCTGTCGGCCGCCGTGGCCAAGCTGCAGGCCGCCGCGCAGGTCACCGTGGTCCAGGCCGATGCCCTGCGCTGGCTGCAGGGCGCGCCCGCCCAGCAGGCCGATCTGGTCTTCATCGACCCGCCCTTTGCCGATGGCCTCTGGCAGGACGTGCTGGCCCAGCTGCCGCGCCACCTCGCCGCCGATGCCTGGCTGTACCTGGAATCACCGGCCGGCCACGTACCCGTGCTGCCGCCGGAATGGCTGCTGCACCGCGAGGGCGGCACCCGCGAAGTGCGCTTTGCCCTGTACCGCCGCGCCGCTGCTACACTTTGA